In a genomic window of Brettanomyces nanus chromosome 1, complete sequence:
- a CDS encoding uncharacterized protein (BUSCO:EOG093410BG), with the protein MPIDLGLSRIVKLLKVLGNPDLTGNFKAIHIAGTNGKGSICTYLSHILSENHISNGRFTSPHLLVRSDSIQIDNVPIDPESFSSYETRIINKDKEFSIGCTEFELLTCVAFEIFKEKKVQVAIFEVGVGGRLDATNVLQPQKLMCTGIAKIGLDHQNLLGNTIEVIATQKLGILKEKVPCVIDASNQVSILELAHQRAAELHSPLFEASSNLDTQFGFGKLGEFKTPIRGSYQYCNLSVALKIVEVVKNSGFHQISKEAVQRGVSNTKWPGRLDEFDLRITATQSIPVLLDGAHNPQAVTELVKYLDGSYRHSQSNQSEDLIYVMAIKKDKSLQSMFRQLFRPHDTVIFTQFKGGVEGMPWVYPTTPELLEKEATGLSQDMRVRPLLEDALKEAYETHKKTGNKVVICGSLYLVSDILRLHTANQ; encoded by the coding sequence ATGCCTATTGATCTTGGATTATCTCGAATCGTGAAGCTGCTTAAAGTTCTCGGCAACCCAGATCTCACAGGTAACTTTAAGGCCATACACATTGCCGGCACAAATGGCAAGGGCTCGATATGTACATACTTATCGCACATTCTCTCCGAGAATCATATATCCAATGGAAGATTCACCTCCCCTCATCTGTTAGTTCGAAGTGATTCCATTCAGATTGATAATGTTCCTATAGATCCGGAGTCATTCAGCAGTTACGAGACCAGGATCATTAATAAAGACAAAGAATTTAGTATAGGCTGTACCGAGTTCGAACTACTCACGTGCGTAGCTTTTgagattttcaaagaaaagaaggtgCAAGTTGCTATTTTTGAGGTCGGAGTAGGAGGACGACTTGATGCTACCAATGTCCTTCAACCACAGAAGTTAATGTGTACCGGTATCGCTAAAATCGGTCTGGATCATCAGAATTTGTTGGGTAATACCATCGAGGTGATTGCCACGCAGAAGCTTGGTATACTGAAGGAGAAAGTGCCGTGCGTCATCGATGCATCTAATCAAGTCTCCATACTAGAATTGGCTCACCAGCGTGCAGCGGAATTGCATAGTCCTCTTTTTGAGGCTTCCAGTAACCTTGATACTCAGTTTGGGTTCGGTAAGTTAGGCGAGTTCAAGACTCCTATTCGCGGTAGTTATCAATACTGCAATCTTTCCGTTGCCTTGAAGATTGTCGAGGTGGTAAAAAACAGTGGTTTCCATCAgatttccaaagaagccGTTCAAAGAGGTGTTTCAAATACCAAATGGCCTGGCAGATTGGACGAGTTTGACCTTAGAATTACTGCAACTCAATCGATACCTGTTTTATTAGACGGTGCACATAATCCACAAGCCGTGACAGAATTGGTGAAATATTTAGATGGCTCGTATCGTCATTCGCAATCCAATCAGTCTGAGGACCTCATCTATGTAATGGCTATCAAAAAGGACAAGAGCTTACAGAGTATGTTCCGGCAACTGTTCAGACCTCACGATACTGTGATCTTCACCCAGTTTAAAGGAGGTGTTGAAGGAATGCCATGGGTTTATCCTACAACCCCAGAGTtacttgaaaaagaagctaCAGGCCTTTCCCAGGATATGAGAGTTCGACCATTACTTGAGGATGCATTAAAGGAAGCTTACGAGACACACAAAAAGACTGGCAATAAAGTAGTCATATGTGGAAGTTTGTATTTAGTTTCTGATATACTTAGACTGCACACGGCAAACCAGTGA
- a CDS encoding uncharacterized protein (EggNog:ENOG41), translated as MASKRFYSSEMETLYNHLARGQEDFISTSNDRDLPVLNKLKENISRIRSSYWRIDESSNNDELGLSKLSSLSVDEDLVAIGSTSDCENLRIYNLDTEKILMTHLSTISLPDIHSIQWLYDPTKRDDTPKTLPEDDSIRFLLTGHTDGVVNLTMIPIGDNAGIPNAQIIKRFNHEKHVSENDSCLRIANNGKPTNIVYQLEVTPKHWKTCNKNSLISLYKENMFLWDTTRSRFPILKNKTKGVSAFDANEKTDGLMALAGSFGVSLLDMRTCDNSGFSSSFFIPDKMNKECLTANWCKENSNYLCSANLDDQLTIWDIRNLKPLAVLESHSDNITSIQWNKFASIYSASNDGTLIYWDLSILNFSQDVHIPDGSQTVRCTTKNSLNLDVTSNEIGTCIPVSNNSIVAMKSVGDNMTLTMDESFLGLHTRIENVGDRRSSSSMATLVGEEIPDYKLAKAPRLPRLQKPKIHHRRRSSRHDLSPSTLVNKDDVGDKYFYL; from the coding sequence ATGGCATCAAAAAGATTTTACAGCTCTGAAATGGAGACACTCTATAACCATTTGGCTAGAGGACAAGAGGATTTCATTTCGACATCTAATGACAGGGATCTTCCTGTACTGAATAAGCTTAAAGAAAATATCTCTCGAATAAGATCTAGTTACTGGAGGATTGACGAGTCCTCAAATAATGACGAACTTGGTCTTTCAAAATTGAGTTCCTTATCTGTTGATGAAGACCTAGTTGCCATAGGCTCTACTTCTGACTGCGAGAATCTTAGAATCTATAATTTGGATACCGAGAAAATCCTAATGACCCACCTTAGTACTATCAGTCTACCTGACATTCATTCCATCCAATGGCTTTACGATCCAACTAAGAGAGACGATACCCCAAAAACTTTGcctgaagatgattccATTAGATTTCTTTTGACTGGACACACGGATGGTGTGGTCAATCTAACTATGATTCCAATAGGAGATAATGCAGGAATCCCTAACGCACAGATTATCAAGAGGTTCAATCACGAGAAGCATGTTTCCGAGAATGATAGCTGTCTAAGGATAGCAAATAATGGTAAGCCAACAAACATTGTTTATCAGCTGGAGGTTACTCCAAAGCATTGGAAAACTTGCAATAAGAACTCGCTTATAAGTCTTTACAAAGAGAATATGTTTTTATGGGATACGACCAGATCTAGGTTCCCTATTCTTAAGAATAAGACGAAGGGAGTTTCTGCATTTGACGCAAACGAGAAAACTGATGGACTTATGGCTCTCGCAGGTTCATTTGGAGTTTCTTTACTTGATATGAGGACTTGCGATAACTCTGGTTTCTCGTCTTCATTCTTTATTCCTGACAAAATGAATAAAGAATGCCTTACGGCCAATTGGTGTAAGGAAAATTCTAATTATCTATGTTCGGCAAATTTGGATGACCAACTGACAATATGGGATATTAGAAACCTAAAGCCACTGGCTGTATTAGAATCTCATTCTGACAACATTACATCCATTCAGTGGAATAAGTTTGCTAGTATATATAGTGCATCGAATGATGGCACTCTTATTTACTGGGATCTGTCTATATTAAACTTTTCTCAGGATGTTCATATACCTGATGGCAGTCAGACCGTTAGATGTACCACTAAGAATAGTCTCAATCTTGATGTTACAAGCAATGAAATAGGGACCTGTATTCCCGTTTCCAACAATTCCATTGTGGCGATGAAATCAGTTGGTGACAACATGACTCTTACTATGGACGAGTCATTCCTTGGTCTGCATACAAGAATCGAGAATGTCGGAGATAGAAGAAGCTCTAGCAGTATGGCTACATTagttggtgaagaaataCCCGATTACAAATTAGCAAAAGCTCCCCGCTTGCCCCGCTTACAAAAACCAAAGATTCATCATCGTAGAAGATCCTCAAGACACGATTTGAGTCCCAGTACATTGGTTAACAAAGATGACGTTGGAGATAAATATTTCTATTTGTAA
- a CDS encoding uncharacterized protein (EggNog:ENOG41), with protein sequence MKVEVARDKLLSNYEVYRHLVDIQKENSWSYTIPEAKKEGKRRKKRKADALIDQEIITKDLSGYLIQNNQSNDIQVKSIVNLMLGLNVYKLEKIEKLQILNILPRSMVILYAIIEDCDQRLSEDQCQRLLSIVNENFPLSGEKEEADEENGSHMEEVEEVEEVEEVEEVDEANEETETPEVAHTDGSEDENMFEDVNDDLEHEVLGGKTKNDEKEIDE encoded by the coding sequence ATGAAGGTCGAAGTGGCCCGTGATAAGTTGTTGTCAAACTATGAGGTGTATAGACATCTTGTTGATATACAGAAGGAAAACTCGTGGTCTTATACGATTCCAGAAGCCAAAAAGGAAGGAAAGAGACgcaagaaaagaaaggccGATGCGCTGATTGATCAAGAGATCATAAcaaaagatctttctgGTTACCTAATTCAAAACAACCAATCTAATGATATTCAAGTGAAAAGTATAGTAAACTTGATGCTTGGTCTGAACGTGTACAAGTTggaaaaaatagaaaagcTTCAGATCCTAAATATACTACCGAGATCAATGGTGATACTATATGCCATTATAGAAGATTGTGACCAGCGGTTAAGCGAGGATCAATGCCAACGGTTGTTGAGTATTGTCAATGAGAACTTCCCTTTATCTGGGGAAAAAGAGGAggcagatgaagaaaatggaagTCATATGGAGGAAGTCGAAGAGGTTGAGGAAGTCGAGGAAGTCGAGGAAGTCGATGAAGCCAACGAAGAAACCGAAACTCCAGAGGTTGCTCATACTGATGGATCAGAGGATGAAAATATGTTTGAGGATGTCAATGATGACTTGGAACATGAAGTATTGGGAGGGAAGACAAAAAATGACGAGAAGGAGATCGATGAGTGA
- a CDS encoding uncharacterized protein (EggNog:ENOG41), with translation MGAGHLERKLRRMFKIPVKGENSEFRSGLVSQYSDERKDTIQRVIAAMTVGKDVSSLFPDILKNIATHDLEQKKLVYLYLMNYAKTNPELCILATNTFVQDAEDPNPLVRALAIRTMGCIRVNEMVDYLAIPLKRTLEDDNPYVRKTAAICVVKMFALNTKLCVEQGFLDTLLSMLNDSNQMVVANAISALLEISKMGGSQLLNIDSRIMKKLLITLNECTEWGRISILTAMENFDTSDVTEVDHIIEKVTPQLQHENPAVVLSSIKVILKQMDKVSNDQRERLLRRLASPLCSLLSNPPEIQYVALRNIRIILEKYPHILSNDLQAFFVKYNDPLYLKLEKIDILVRLANAGNAALLLAELREYAMEVDIELVNRVVNVIGQLAIKITEISKKAVDVLYELYLNRSSYVLEQLVIVIQNILRRYPKKYLPTVITIIADLNFDDLSNTESLASYIWIIGQYSKEIPHLEDKLEIMALQFKELEPLVQAAALTAIVKINLTKSTPKTRQFLQKILNEATTEIENADIRDKAYIYWRILSTDDEELQKSIVLKRLPVLESTIDTFSPLLLKQLISEISNLGSVYYKPAVTFIKPKAENEALVNNATLQSKKLEELQQMAKSEIVNNAVKAETLLDFDDSEENQDSAAPVDTPMGSIGIGATTGAANILDELSDLFSGMTTQPQPGTTSSAIASTSTSTSPSPAAGSTSNLFELINQQKHKTITGSSTTHDDLLNLF, from the coding sequence ATGGGCGCCGGTCACTTAGAAAGGAAACTCCGACGGATGTTCAAGATTCCTGTTAAGGGGGAAAACAGTGAATTTCGTTCCGGCCTAGTATCACAATACTCCGATGAGAGAAAAGACACCATTCAGAGAGTCATTGCCGCCATGACTGTTGGTAAGGATGTGTCCTCGTTATTTCCAGacattttgaaaaatattGCCACTCACGATTtagagcagaagaagttggttTATCTTTACTTGATGAACTATGCCAAGACCAATCCTGAGCTATGCATATTGGCCACCAATACTTTTGTTCAAGATGCTGAAGACCCTAATCCTTTAGTTCGCGCACTAGCTATTAGAACTATGGGATGTATCCGTGTTAATGAGATGGTGGATTATCTTGCGattcctttgaagagaacttTGGAAGACGATAATCCTTACGTTAGAAAAACTGCTGCCATCTGTGTGGTGAAGATGTTTGCCTTGAACACTAAATTGTGTGTGGAACAGGGATTTCTTGATACTTTGCTTAGTATGCTAAACGATTCCAACCAGATGGTTGTCGCCAATGCAATTTCTGCGTTACTGGAGATATCCAAAATGGGTGGTTCTCAATTGCTTAATATCGATTCCCGGattatgaagaaattgCTCATCACCTTGAACGAATGTACAGAATGGGGAAGAATTTCCATTCTCACGGCGATGGAGAACTTTGACACAAGTGACGTTACTGAAGTGGATCATATCATTGAGAAGGTCACTCCACAACTTCAGCACGAAAATCCGGCTGTGGTTCTCAGCTCTATTAAAGTGATTCTCAAACAAATGGACAAGGTATCCAATGATCAACGCGAAAGACTTTTGCGCAGATTGGCATCACCCTTATGTTCATTACTCTCAAACCCACCAGAAATTCAGTATGTTGCTCTAAGAAATATTCGAATCATCTTGGAGAAATATCCACATATCCTTAGTAATGACCTACAGGCGTTCTTTGTAAAGTACAATGATCCGCTATActtgaagttggaaaaaATCGATATTTTGGTTCGACTAGCAAATGCAGGAAATGCTGCTTTACTTCTTGCTGAACTTAGAGAATATGCCATGGAAGTTGACATCGAGCTAGTTAATAGAGTTGTCAACGTCATCGGTCAGCTTGCAATAAAGATTACTGAAATTTCCAAGAAGGCTGTCGATGTCTTGTACGAGTTGTATTTGAACAGATCCTCTTATGTGTTGGAACAACTTGTCATTGTGATTCAAAACATCCTCCGGCGGTATCCTAAGAAGTATCTTCCCACGGTAATCACCATTATTGCCGATTTGAATTTTGACGATCTTTCCAACACAGAATCATTAGCTTCATACATTTGGATTATTGGTCAGTACAGTAAAGAAATTCCACATTTGGAAGACAAGCTAGAGATCATGGCATTACAATTCAAGGAATTGGAGCCGTTAGTTCAAGCCGCTGCTCTTACTGCCATTGTCAAGATTAACCTCACCAAATCGACACCAAAGACGAGGCAGTTTCTccaaaaaatattaaaTGAAGCCACTACGGAGATCGAAAATGCTGATATTAGAGACAAGGCTTATATATACTGGAGAATTCTTTCtacagatgatgaggaattGCAGAAGAGCATTGTGTTGAAACGTCTACCTGTTCTTGAATCTACCATTGACactttctctcctcttcttctcaagcAACTTATTAGCGAGATATCGAACTTGGGTTCTGTTTATTACAAGCCAGCTGTCACGTTCATTAAGCCTAAAGCAGAGAATGAAGCTCTTGTCAATAATGCTACTTTGCAATCAAAGAAGCTGGAAGAGTTGCAGCAGATGGCCAAGTCAGAAATTGTCAATAATGCAGTCAAAGCGGAGACTCTTCTTGActttgatgattctgaGGAGAATCAGGACAGTGCAGCTCCGGTGGATACTCCTATGGGTTCCATCGGGATAGGAGCTACTACAGGTGCTGCCaatattcttgatgaaCTCAGTGACTTGTTTTCAGGAATGACAACACAGCCACAACCTGGTACCACATCCTCTGCAATCGCGTCGACTTCTACGTctacttctccttctcctgctGCCGGTTCCACTAGCAATTTGTTCGAACTGATAAATCAGCAAAAGCATAAAACAATAACTGGAAGTAGCACCACGCACGATGATTTACTGAACTTGTTCTAA